TTTGATTAAAGTCACGAAGCAATCTCTTGCTCAACATTTTCCAGAGGTTTCTTCTCTTGCACTACTTTCTTTTGTTATCTTTTTCACCTGTTGAAGTTGATGAGGCCTTTTTTTCCAGTTTTCATTCCATGATGAagtatttggttgaatttttaCTTTAAAGGGGCTTTACATTTTATTTAACTCTCTTCAGATACGTAAAATGCTCAAGGATATGGAACCTACAAAATGCTCATTTAGTGACTGCTTACACCTTGGTGAACCTGGGTGCATTGTAAGTGGGGATTGGGAGAGGTATGCTTACTATCTTCAACTGCTGGATGAGATTAAAATCAGGGAGCAGTTTCAACTAAGGACAATAGGAACTAAGAAAGAAGGTGATGTAAGGTATGTTGGGAGTATTTGCAACTTTTGAATGTCTGCTTCCCTGTTATGTGAATTTTTCAAGTTCTGTATGCATACTTTATTACAACTTGAGCATGTTTATTTGATGTGATGGAAAAGAATATTAATAGTTACTCCTGTGTCTGGACTCTAGTAGACTACTAATGCATTTCAAACTAGAAGAGAATCAGGATCACATGCAGCATCAGCATTTGCAAATAGAAGTCCTTCAACTCAGAATAGTGTTTCTGATTTGTTCCATCAAAACAATTCTCCAATGAATATGATGTTACAATAGTTACATGGCGATCTTTACATTTTTAGGAGATTGTAAGCATATGAGATTGACTCGCTTCAACCTCTGGAAAATAATCTGGAAATAACAGCTTTTTCCGTTATAACATAGCACGTTAAGTGTTGGCAACAgatgatttgaagttttatatgAACCTTGTGTTACATCTTTCTTAAGCTGAGAATAGACGACTAGAGTCATATTTCCTGCATGTTTACACCTTTGTCAACGAAGCGATTATCAATCTTACGGTTACAGCATTTGCTGAATTGACAGTTTTTTCCTATTcttctgcattttcttcctcttttgtGGATGTTCTCTGGAGCTTACATTGGTTCAAAACTTCCTATTCAGGTACAAGGTGGGAGGCAAGGGTGTCAAGCAAGCAGAGCCACGGTTGGAACCAAAGAAGCACAGAAGGCAATCGCGTAAAAGTCTTAATCAGTCAATATTAGATGAGCTGGATGAATAttatgaagatgatgatgaaaaCATAGCAGATGATGAAGATCTCATTTTGAGGGCCATGAGGCAAGAAAATGAGTAGTCTTAGTCGTAATCGACTTACATAATCCATAGTATATAGCTCTTTAAGCTTTTAGGCTGGATGCTTTTAGGTTGAAACCTCGTTGTACAGTTTGTAGAGGGCAGGGGGAAGTTGTTTGTGGTCTAGGACCTTACATTCTAATTGTCCGGATTGCAGTTGTCAATTGAAGACTTTTTGGATGTTAACGAACTTATGTCCCATGTCAGTTCTAGTTGTAGCTCAGACAGCGCAGCTGGGATTTTTCCAACATGAAAAGCAAATTTTCCTTGCTTCTGTTGCTGAGGCACCATGGCAGAAATCTCTACCTGGAAAGGGCATTACTTACTTGACTTCTTTTGGCCAAAGTTGGGATAGGAGAATACCAAGATAATGAGGAACATCTTCAAACATAACTTATACGTGGAtactttgtttggattgcattttcttggattttttataaaaaaaaattattgtaccGATTTGATGCATGTAAGGAAAAAAGGTAAGAGCATCTCCAATTTGAAACGTTAATTTTTCCAATGGTAAGATTTTAATTCTCTATATAAATACACAACACACTTTTTTTTCATATCTCACTATtttactctattatttcttttactctctcactcatttaattcattttttgtgataatggatgaaaattttagtagttttacaaatatgttaaatgctccaaatataagaaaattcatcatcctcacaaaatcaaaacccccaaaattttccaaattacCCAAAATTACCCATTTccaaattccaaaattattaattaagtatggattattatgatatctTCACATTTGAGgtatcaaatatttgtttaattttctgCATAATTATGTTTcaaaaaaacacaaaataatttttgagagatagaaaaagatatattgttcaaacttaaaaattaataatatcgtttttagaaaataaaaaattcaaaaggtaaaaaatttaatgaaagttaatactttatttttaaaaataacaaattatttttaaaaattactttattcatttatgggatatgagtcatgcattattaaaataaatatttgatttaattgtgAACCTATGCTATTACACCTTGTGGAGTGTAATCCATTATGAGTGGAAGTGTAATAAAAGAGGAGAAAGTGGAATGCTGACGTGACATGTGGATTACACTCTAAAGAATGTAAATCATTGTGGATGCTCTAATAGGGAAATGTAATCACGAAAAACGATGTAATTTTTCGGCGAATGATGGCTGTCCAAACGGGGTTATGTGCAGCGGAAAATGAAGATGAATTTCTTCCCCACAAAAATGAGGGTGAGAAGTGAGAAACCATGACCTGGTAAAAGGATGCTTGGAGTCGGAAGATAATCCGCGGAGCACGAGATTGCATGAAGTaactattaagcaaaataacgGGCATGAGAACTAGGCTCACAGCAGTAATTATCATCTGGATGAGAGAAGCTTTatgcttaaaaaaaataaataaaataaattgaaataaaaaggACGATCAaatatcttattttttttttttgtcgacactgGGGTGTCCAGGTCAAGACCCGAAGGCGGCCTGACTAATCCCCAGCGGCCCGGGAGGAGAGACCCCATCCCCCAAGCACGGTAACCCTGCACGACTCGAACCCCTGGCAAGCGCTCCTAAGGAGGCGTGCGCTGCCAGATGAGCTGCCCAGGAGGGGCATCAAATATCTTATATGGATGATTaaaatttattacttttttgtttgaacttaccattttatttgaaaaacttaCATACAACTAGATTTAGTAAGTTTAATGAGATCAATTTGAACTTGCCATTTTATTTGAACTTAGTAAGTTTTATTAGATAATTGGTAAATTTGGCTAAAAAAGtggtaattttttaaatttatttttttattgcacAAACTTACTATTTTACTTGAAAAACTTACATATAGCtaaattagtaagtttaatcaaaataatagtaagttttGTTAGATAAAGTTTTACTAATAaaaatataacttttgaaatttaCTACTTTATTGGACAAACTTACTACTCCCTCCGTCTCCTATGTTTAGTTATTTTTGGGGATATGTACTTTTTATGCACAGTACACTCcatcaaaaaaattttccttttattcCACTATTGCCCTTAATCATGTGCTAGTCAAAAGCAAGAAGTAGAAAGCAATCCCATCACATTTGTCTTTATACATAATTAATGAAGGATATAAAGGAAATTTAAGAGTATAAAGTAGTTAGAAATGTCAAACATGATAAATATTTTGAAACagtcaaaaaagaaaagtacaaTACTCTCAATAAAACGGAGGGAGTAATTTACATCAGAAATCTACCTATTGCTAAAGCGAGTAAGTTTGACAAAAAGTATAGTAAATTTCATTACATAAATGATAAGATTCAGTATTAAAAAGGTAAATTTTCTTAAGTACTTAAAACTTACCATTTTACATGACAATCTTACGGATTTAGTTGGAAAAGTTACATATACCTTTGAATGAGTTATTTAATTCACCAAAAAGGATCGCAAAAGGCTCTAAATtatcacaaaagaaaagaaaatcggATGTTCCCAGCAACTCTCATTATTTTATTGCAAGTCACCTAACGAAATCCGCACCGTAGCACTGTCCGGCAAGTCAACTCATTCCTAATGGTTTCATTTTTGCCGCACCAAATAACGCGGAAGCCTATTCTTTGCCTTTTGCGTGTGAACAGCTTCACAAAGAGGAAAATGAATGTAAATTGTAAAAGAGTTGAAAAATTCTTGTGCGTGGTTTGCCGAATGCTGACTTTTATGTCCATAGATTATCAAAATACTACTGTATAAGAGAagcaaaatactaaaatttcTCTCCTGGATTGTCAGTTAAATGCTGACTTTGATTCGTATATACTATAAGGTACTTGTATACTTGAGAATATTTTATAATCTGAGAAGCAAAATACAGACTAATCGGTTTTGATTTCAAAGTGATTGGCCCCCATTTTTGTCTCTGTTGCTGCTGAGGATTGAATGATGGCTGAATATCATGATAATCTTGGTCCTGCCTTGCAAGATCTCCAAGACCAGTTGCAGAGTGTGAGACTTAAGCAACATCATGATCAGCAGCATCAACATGGATCTCTACGGCTTTTGGCTAGAGTTAAGAGGATGATTGTGCAGGATTCGAGCGAGGTAGAGGATGATGTGTTGTATGATGCTCTGGCTGCTCTTATTGATCGACTTCAAATGGAGGTGCCATTTCTGTTGGCATTCGAGCATTATGTTTCCTTCTGGGCTAAGCTGTCTTTTAGACCTTTGCTCAATAAAGTTGGTATAGCGCTGTCTGAGATTGCCAAGGACATCAGGCTTGCTCGTGAAAAGAATTACATTTCCAAAAGCCCTTCGAGATTGATGGATTTCCTTCGCCACTCACAACAAAGGGTTGAGCGCATGAAGCCAGAAATTGGAGAAGCTAATAGCATTTTGCTCACCGGTAAGTTTGAATTACCCTCTCACCTGCCTGAGTATCCATTCTGGATAGATTCTGTTTTTATTCTAGCAAGCAGTCTTAAGGCTTTCCTGGACACTGTTGATACAGATCTTCATGCACCACTTTTAGCCTTTCAAGTTAAGCTAAGGTCATTTGGAACTTTCCTTCAATGTGTGGTAGTTTGTTTCTGTACCTTAGCTGAACTTAAGGTGCGTGAATTAGATGCAGCGATGTGGGCATCAGATCCTGAATCATTTATGAAACAATTCCTTCCTAGTCACATACTTGATAGTTTGATAAAGCATGTAGCTTCTGTGGCCATTCGCTTAGCAAACCTCTCTTGCCTTTACTGGTTCAAGGAAGTGGACACTGATGAGAAAAGAAAGACGATCATGGGGATTTTGAATTTGCAACAGGAGATTGACCTTTCAACTGCAGAATTTCTAGAAATGAATCTGAAGCTTCTTAGAGCTGTCAACCAAATTCAGCCTGGCCAAATAACTAGGAATAAGGTAACTGGTTTTCTCAGTTATCTCCTCCTCCACGAGGAAGGGGCACTTGGTGTTGCTGATGAGCTGAAGTACTTGATAGAACTTGTTATCAGCCAACCAGAGAAGCCCTGTAACGAGGTGGAAACTTTCCTGACAGAAATTAAAGCAGTTATTAGGGAGGCTGCTTCTCTAAGTAACTCACTTGATGGAGTATGTGCACATTCTCCTAAGGCTGAGGTTGCTAAGATTAGACTCCTCAAGGAAAAGATTTGGCTTCTGAAAGCAGAACATTTCCTCAAAGGACCACGAAACACAAGCTTTATCGACAACCCATATTGGGATTGGAAGTCTCGCATTACATCACTTGACAAGGGACTAAAAAACTTGAGAAGCTTTTCGAAAGATCTACCCGAGGTCAAGACAATACTTTGCAAACAGAACTTATCACTGGTTGAAGAAGTTCCTAGGGAGCTACAATCTGTCTTGCAATCATTTTCTGCCAAAGAAATCGCAGAGAAAAGGATGAGGGAATCACTGTTGCTACTGCTTTTAAAGATTTTGGTTCTCAAGGCAGACTTTTATCTTTTGGAGATACTGAATGGTAATGCAAATTTGCTGTCCCTTGCAAACGATCGAATTGAATCTGTTCGTGAGGGCCTGAAGTTGCTTATGACATTTGTCGCAAATGTACCAGAGGAGAGTTCAGACCATTTGGAATTCATCTTAACAAACATTGAAGCTGTGGCTAAAAGGATAATATATCTCTATCACTCAGTTCTAACCAACAAAATCACTGAAGAGTTGATCGAAAGAATGTACCTTACACTTTCGGAGTTGTTAGATCAGATTAAAGTTAACAAGGCAAAGCTGAGAGAGCTTTATCCCCAAGTTCGAGGATCATGTTTCCCCAAGACCAATGGATTGGGGTGTGTTGATTTTCTGTTGAGAAACCTTAAGGAGCTGCAAACCCATAAATCTAAGTCAATTGCAACTGTGAAGAATCAAATTGAAAGAATCCAGGGGGATATGGAGTTCTTTAGATCTTTCCTCAATGATAGAGTAAAGGAAAGAACTCAACATCAAGAACTGAAAGGTCTTGGTGAACGCATTACAGAGGTGGCATACAAGGTGGAATACGTCATTGACTCAATCGAGGTTGGCATTGGTGATCACTTACAACATCTGTTATGGCTTGACTCTCTCTTAGAAGATATTAGCCATATTAAGATGGAGGCAGTCAAAAGCTACCAGAAGAAGACTTGTGATGGCATACCCCATAATGTCACCAGAAGTTCAGCCCATATGATATCACAAGTTAGTGCCCCAGAACCTGATGAAGTGGTGGTAAGTCTCAGTGATCAGGAAGAAGTGATAATTGATCGGCTTATAAAAGGATCCTTGCAACAAGATATGGTTTCTCTTGTGGGTATGCCAGGAATAGGTAAGACAACTTTGGCCAAGAAGTTGTACAATGATTCTAGAGTTACTTATCACTTCCACATTCGTGCATGGTGCTGTATCTCGCAAGTATATAGTAAAAGGCAGGTGTTGCTTGACATATTAAGCAACATTAGTGGGCTTACTGACTACATTCATAAAATGACTGATGAAGATTTAGATCTGGAGTTGTATCAGCAATTAAAAGGAAGAAGGTATCTCATAGTTATGGATGACATGTGGAGCACAGAGGCGTGGGATGACTTGGAAAGATCATTCCCTGATGATAAAAATGGTAGCACACTTCTAATAACAAGTCGTATCCAGAATGTGGCCTTGAATGCTAAACCTAATAGTGATCCTTATCTTCTTCGTCTCCTCACTGATGATGAAAGTTGGAGCTTACTACAACTGAAGAGTTTTCATGGAAAGGGTTGCCCAACAGAATTGCTTGGAGTTGGAAAGGAAATTGCTCAACAATGTAAAGGACTACCTCTTTCTGTGGTTGCAGTATCTGGTCTCCTTGAAAGGACGGAAAAGAAACCAGACTTGTGGAAACAAATTGTTGACAGTTTGAGCAGAAGTTTAATAGATGATCCACAAACCCAGTGCAAGGAAATCCTAGAGCTGAGTTATGAGCACTTGCCATACAATTTGAAAGCATGCTTCCTTTATTTCGGAGCATTCCTGGAGGACAAAGATATCTCTGTGCGCAAGTTGATATGGTTGTGGATTGCTGAAGGTTTTATTAAGAAAAGTGAAGAGAAAAGCTTAGAGGATATTGGAGAGGATTACCTGATGGACTTAATCAGTCGAAGCCTTGTATTGGTTTCTAAAAGAAGATCCATGGGTAGGGTCAAAACATGTCGAGTTCATGACATGCTACATGATTTGTGCCTGTCAAGATCTAAGGAAGAAATGTTTTTGCAGCCAATTACCAAGTGTGATGAACCATTTGCTTCTTTTGATGGTTTAGATGATGATGTTGATTTTGATCATTATTACCCTTCAAAACCATTAATATATGAAAGACATCGGCTTTGCATTTGTTTGGAGCGGAGGCATTTCATCAAATCAAAACCTTCTGGTCCAAGAACAAGGTCTCTGCTATTTTCTGCAGTTGCTGATAGGTATCCCAGATGCCCATATGATATCacattcatttttcaaaattttaaacttCTCAGGGTGTTGGATTTGGAATCCATCAATATGGGTATGTTCTTTCCCATTGGATTTGATTTATTAGTTCAACTAAGGTACTTAGCAGTCAGTGGGGATCTGGATTCTATTCCACCATCAATAGCCAGCCTCTGGAAACTAGAGACGTTTGTTGTGAAGGGATTAAAAGGTATGGTTGTGTTACCGGTTATTATTTGGAGCATGAGAATGTTAAGACATGTTCATGTAAATAGTTGTGCTATGTTCGATTTGCAAGAAGACCAGCTTGAAGGTTCCTTGGTATTGGATAACTTAGTAACTCTTTCCACACCAGCTCTTTCTGGAGGGAAGGAGACATTGAAGATACTGAGGAGATTTCCCAATCTTCACAGGTTAAGATGCATCATTTTTGAATCTCCGAGTTCTCCTATGGGATGTAATCAATTTCCACAATTTGACATTCTAAATCAGCTTGAATCACTCAACATCTCTGGTAGGGCCCTTAATCAGGGAGAATTGAGCTTCCCcctgaatttaaaaaaattgactttGTCTAGGCTTCGCCTGCCATGGAAACACATGTCTGCTATTGGGAGACTACAAAACCTTGAGGTTCTCAAATtactttctaatgcctttgagGGCCGGATATGGGACATGAGGGAAGGGGAGTTCCTAAAGTTGAAATTCCTGAAGTTAGATTCTCTGAATGTTGTTGAGTGGAATGCCACTTGCGATCACCTTCCCAACCTTCAGCAATTAGTTTTGCGACACTGCAAAGAACTTGAGGCAGTTCCATTCTCTTTTGGGGAAATTCCTACCTTGCTGATGATTCAAGTGCAACGTTGTGGCCTTTCCACAGAAGAGTCAGTCAGGGACATTGAGGAGCAAGGGATTGAAGGCCTCAAGATCTTCATCAGTCATTAAGATTTGTATTTCAGGTAATCATCTTGATTTTGGATTGAAACTTTACCACATACTTCTAGTCATGCAAGTACTAGAGTTTAGCAAATTATTTGTGCATCAAAATCTTTTGTCTCGTGACATTTTTGTGAGAATCAGTTACCTTGAGGTCATATGTTAGCTTTAATATATTAAGCATTTGGGAACTTAAGACTTTCAACTGGGAACATGTTGTTTTGACATCTTTGTTTTAGTTTCTTTATTTATAGATTTATGAcagaaaccatttttttttatttctgtttacttttattCCAAAGTGACTTTTGCCATTGTAATTTTGCATGGCTCTTCATTTACAAAGCACGGTTATGGTAATGTCGGCAGAATACAAAATAGGTCTTGTCGTATACCACTGGCTTTTCTACAAGCTAGCTTGAGTGGCGTGCTTTCTGAAGAGGTTAAAGTTGTTGTGCTCCAATAAATCCCCTAAAAGTGAACCTTCATTGATAGTTTGATTGATAAGCTGTATTGTTAACAATTTCAGTATTCTGTTCCATTGCAGATGGAAATAGAAGACTTTTTCTTTGAGGAGTTGAACATAATGGAAGAGTTTGAGATAGCTTAAAACGTCAAAAAGGAAGGAATTTGACAGCTTCTTAGCGGGAAATTCTGCTGAAAGAAGTTGCAGCTTTAGATAAGTTGTCTAGGTAATTCTCTTGCACATAACATAGCAATCTTTTTAATTGTTTCCTGATGCTTATGAGTTTTTGAGTTGAAAATCTTCTCCAGTTTCTATTGTTTTTGCATGAGGAACATGAGATGTCACACTAACTTGCCAGTGTCTTTCACAAAAGCTTGACATTTTTACTGTAAACTCCTGAGTCTTTGTATCTGATCCTCCATCCTCCTGGTGTGTTTCATTTGCATGTCTATGTAATCCTTTTTGAATAAAACAGAATCAGATCCTAAATGAGTTTTCCTTTTATCCATCAGAGATGGCAAAACATATAGAAAATTCAAATCTACAGAATAAGTCTAACGGAAGAAATAAACGTTGTGGAATGAGGGCATTTCTGTAACTGGAAAAAACTGGATGGGAGAAGGGGGAAGATAGGAAAGATTCTTAAATTGAGTTTGAAGTTGTTTTCAAACTTCAAGCACTGTAAATTCCAGCATGGAACCATGTTCCAAAATTTTAGCTCAGTTTTTTATTGAACAAATGAAAAAGAGCTTTTATAATGCATTAAAAACTTGAAATGCTGTGACTTTCAGCAGTCTTTCTTGAGAACAATTTTACAAGAACAAAATAAAGTACAGTTTCAGCTATATATTGAGCAAATTGTGCGACTTCCAACTGTTTAATCTCTTGAAAAGGGTGCCAGTTTTATTATTCTTTTCCAGTTTCCACTTGAGTTGGACAGAGTCTTTTGCTGTTACGTGGTTATACTCTTCAATCTCACATGTCACAAGTATCATGAATGCTAGTATTTCAGTTGTTACGGAGTAACTTTTTTTCCTGCCTCATGTCCTTATTTTCTCTTCAATGAAGTGTTGACATTTTGTCGGTTTGAAGCATAGCTAAGCATGTCTATTCGTTTCAGGCTTATTGTGGAGGTTCAATACCAAGCAGACCTATCAAACACAATTTTGTGTGGAATAAGATGCTTTATGTGACATCCAtaaatttgatgattttgaatGCAAAGCCTAACATAAGGGACAACTTGATCCAAGTGCTTCAGAATCTGCAGCAATCTTTGACCTTAATTAAGTGAAGGCACCAAGAGAGACTTCAGCATTAAGGGTATCAAACATCTTATGCTTCTTGATTTGCTAGTTAATTTTAGTACTTTATTGTTTTGGTCCATTGCAACTGCATCAGCTCTTGCCAAATCAATATTTTTTTCTACTTTAGCTGATCAACTTATGTGATTTGTCCAGGGAAAGTAGCTTATGGCCTAATGGGGAAGGAAAATCTTTAAGGTTATAGCAGATGGAGTTGACAAGACTGGAAGCTTGACAAGCCAAGGTTGTACTTAATTGCTAAGTGTTGACAGTAGCTTCGGAGGTGCAAAAACTGTACGTGTGTTTATGGATCAATCCATAATTTTGTTGTCTCTAAATTATAGCAGATGGAGTTGACAAGACTAGAAGCTTGACAAGCCGAGGTTGTATTGAATTGCTAAATGTTGTCAGTAGCTTCGGAGGTGCAAAAACTGTACGTGTGTTTATGGATCAATCCATAATTTTGTTGTCTCTAAATCCATAATTTTCTAGGCACAATAATGAGCACATGACTACAATTTTTATGCAAAGATATCCTGATTGCAGTTTTTTGATATTATGATTCATATTTATTCTGCTCCTTGTCAGAATAAATGACAGCAGGCCTTGCCTGTACAAATGACAGTAGAACTTGTTAAGGAGTATGCTCAAACTTCTTGCTTAACAACTTATGATCCCCTGATGTAAACAATTTCATGATTTCAGTCAAAAGAATCTATGTTGCACAATTTCGATAATGTAGTGTATGAATGTGAAAGAAGCTTGGAATATGCATATGTTTAGCTTTAAACGTGCTACTCAATGAACAAGGCGGATAACAAAGTTAGATCCACCATTGACGATCAGATCTGAGCCGTCcaattcaaattttcaaacaataaattttttgttttatttttaaattggaAAGCTTAGATCTAGTCTAGCATACCCTGCTATTGCACTCGCAATGGTAGGAGTCCCTCGTTCAAAATTAAAGATGATGTTTCGATATAAGTTCTAAAAACTACAAAATGGCTCGAAACAGAGAAATGAACAAGAGGATTAAACAATAGAAAAATTGAACTATTAATAATCAATATTTATTGCATATGTTTTACTGCTTTTCCTACAATTTATGTTTGAATGTGACAGTTTtatattcaaaaaaatatatgtTTTAGGTTTCTACTTTGcttctttttcaaattcttcttattcttttttatcCAGTCATCCTTTCAATCCAAAATAAAGCCAAAGATGAATAATAATTTCGACATACTGTGGCGAGAAAAGGACCATATGTTATAGAGGTGTGTCGAATGCTCCTTCAAGCTCCATCCGACTATACTATATAGCTTAGAAGAAGATCCATAAAAATAATGGTCAAATCAAATGATCTCCCTCTACCTGCAAAGAACGTGCCCTTTAGTAGTCAAACAAAATGCAACACTTTTTCCCAAATTTTGGGCTAGCTTATTTCTACTTTGGGATGGAATGTTCTTGCACATGGATATCGAATTTGATCATAGGTGTTTCTTGTTTTACTTTGTAAAAAATACAAAGATTCTCAAGGATACATGGAAAGTAAAATATCAAGTCTAAATAGTTCAAATGGTGATACCTTTAATTCTATTCAATTACATTACAGGAAAGTTCATAATTCACCAGACCAATCATTTTTATAACTTTGATTTTGCCATTTCTCATTTGTACAGGCACTTTCTCTGCTCTTACCAACTCATCAGGTTGAGTAGTATGAACTATGAATATGTTACAACTTTGGTCAGCTTCAATGTACCATTTGACTtgaacacacaaaaaaaaaagaaggaatacTAAATCACAAAAGTCACAAACTTGGGCCATTTCTTTCTAACCAATTTGGAGGCTGCTTCTTGTACAATTTTATTGAACCATTTTGGTTTTCCGGTTAAGAAAATGAAGCATCCTATGATTGTTCCAATCACCATTCCACAACGACAACCGATTAAAACAGCTGTCCAAGTAAATCCACTGAAAATTTCCTCATTATCTTCTTGATCCAGTTCCGGTTGCGGTACTGGCTGTGACAACTCATTAGTTCCACAACTTTCTGACAGAGGAAATCCACATAATCCGCTGTTTCCAGTGTAACAACGGTTATCAAATGTACCAAACTGCTTTCCTCTAGGTATGTTACCAACAAGATGGTTGTGAGATACATTGAAAACTGAAAGATAAGACAAAGCAGCAGGTTGCTGGGAAATATCCCCATCGAGTTTGTTCCCCGGCAGGTCTAATGATTCAAGAACAGTTAAATTTGGCAATGCTTCTGAGATTTGACCTTGAAGGCTGTTATGAGATAAGTTTAGCCCTCGAAGTGCGATGAGATCTCCAATGACTTGTGGGATCTGCCCCTGGAAGTTGTTACTTGAGAGATCAATGGTTGTGAAGACGGACAGAATTCTCAACATTTGAAGTTCCAGCCCTTAAAAAAATTATCACCACTACAGAATCTTTAT
This portion of the Coffea eugenioides isolate CCC68of chromosome 11, Ceug_1.0, whole genome shotgun sequence genome encodes:
- the LOC113753921 gene encoding putative late blight resistance protein homolog R1B-17; protein product: MRESLLLLLLKILVLKADFYLLEILNGNANLLSLANDRIESVREGLKLLMTFVANVPEESSDHLEFILTNIEAVAKRIIYLYHSVLTNKITEELIERMYLTLSELLDQIKVNKAKLRELYPQVRGSCFPKTNGLGCVDFLLRNLKELQTHKSKSIATVKNQIERIQGDMEFFRSFLNDRVKERTQHQELKGLGERITEVAYKVEYVIDSIEVGIGDHLQHLLWLDSLLEDISHIKMEAVKSYQKKTCDGIPHNVTRSSAHMISQVSAPEPDEVVVSLSDQEEVIIDRLIKGSLQQDMVSLVGMPGIGKTTLAKKLYNDSRVTYHFHIRAWCCISQVYSKRQVLLDILSNISGLTDYIHKMTDEDLDLELYQQLKGRRYLIVMDDMWSTEAWDDLERSFPDDKNGSTLLITSRIQNVALNAKPNSDPYLLRLLTDDESWSLLQLKSFHGKGCPTELLGVGKEIAQQCKGLPLSVVAVSGLLERTEKKPDLWKQIVDSLSRSLIDDPQTQCKEILELSYEHLPYNLKACFLYFGAFLEDKDISVRKLIWLWIAEGFIKKSEEKSLEDIGEDYLMDLISRSLVLVSKRRSMGRVKTCRVHDMLHDLCLSRSKEEMFLQPITKCDEPFASFDGLDDDVDFDHYYPSKPLIYERHRLCICLERRHFIKSKPSGPRTRSLLFSAVADRYPRCPYDITFIFQNFKLLRVLDLESINMGMFFPIGFDLLVQLRYLAVSGDLDSIPPSIASLWKLETFVVKGLKGMVVLPVIIWSMRMLRHVHVNSCAMFDLQEDQLEGSLVLDNLVTLSTPALSGGKETLKILRRFPNLHRLRCIIFESPSSPMGCNQFPQFDILNQLESLNISGRALNQGELSFPLNLKKLTLSRLRLPWKHMSAIGRLQNLEVLKLLSNAFEGRIWDMREGEFLKLKFLKLDSLNVVEWNATCDHLPNLQQLVLRHCKELEAVPFSFGEIPTLLMIQVQRCGLSTEESVRDIEEQGIEGLKIFISH
- the LOC113751957 gene encoding receptor-like protein 9DC3, with protein sequence MSMDLSVLDMHKNHFHGNIPATFPVGNKLSTLNLRDNQLEGALPNSLSNCKELKVLDLGNNNFRWLGTLPKLQVLSLRSNNLQGNIRVQKLSFSSLRILDLSNNNFTGSLPARLFNNLRGLELQMLRILSVFTTIDLSSNNFQGQIPQVIGDLIALRGLNLSHNSLQGQISEALPNLTVLESLDLPGNKLDGDISQQPAALSYLSVFNVSHNHLVGNIPRGKQFGTFDNRCYTGNSGLCGFPLSESCGTNELSQPVPQPELDQEDNEEIFSGFTWTAVLIGCRCGMVIGTIIGCFIFLTGKPKWFNKIVQEAASKLVRKKWPKFVTFVI